From Rhodovastum atsumiense, a single genomic window includes:
- a CDS encoding CHASE3 domain-containing protein: MTDSQTPEDHARPLPRGAASPPRPAAPSPHRQHLVRLLVVGTLLGAVAIASATLYLSARGERDARSASALTERTHTVIETAERLLTAIQDVETGQRGFLLTGDGTFLPRYHTGSQAVWATIPVLQDLTADNPAQQGRVQALSDLLRERMLLIDQSVELARADDLAGARAVVRADENRHLATSIRQMIATLQAEEQGLLQQRRAGEQRVERRRRLVLNGMAGIAALTLALSGVVLARMLLASAAARRSAATLERHVVERTAALATAEARFRAIFDSQFQFITLLAPDGIVLEVNRTALDAAALTRGAVIGRPFWETGWWLQAARDRLRQDIARAAAGVLIRHEVEYNGAGGRLIHVDFSLTPVRAPATQDVLWIIAEGRDITEQRELAGQLAQVQKVQALGQLASGIAHDFNNILQTVSGAAMLIERRPEDHERTRRLARTAIDATTRGASITQRLLSFARRGEPRLEAIATTELLNSVREVLAHTLGTHITVRIEAPAELPALLADRGQLETALVNLGTNARDAMPDGGTLMLSAAPEHVAQGSAHPDGLTPGDYISLRVTDTGTGMDPATLARVTEPFFTTKPEGQGTGLGLAMVKGFTEQSGGALSITSTPGQGTTITLWLRQARSDATRRNGDDPGLATTGTPSARILLVDDDDLVRETLAAQLEDMGFATLIAANGAEALALLEAGEVVDALVSDLSMPGMSGVVTIQKARLLRPDLPCFLLTGYVGERAALDAGDAFTLVRKPVAGRTLAARIEARLESGKR, encoded by the coding sequence GTGACGGACAGCCAGACGCCCGAGGATCACGCCCGCCCGCTGCCCCGAGGCGCCGCGTCCCCACCGCGTCCCGCCGCTCCCTCCCCGCATCGCCAGCACCTCGTCCGGTTGCTCGTCGTCGGCACCCTGCTCGGCGCGGTCGCGATCGCCAGCGCCACCCTCTACCTGTCCGCCCGCGGCGAGCGGGACGCCCGCTCGGCCTCCGCGCTGACCGAGCGCACGCACACGGTGATCGAAACCGCCGAACGCCTGCTCACCGCCATCCAGGATGTCGAAACCGGGCAACGCGGCTTCCTGCTGACCGGAGACGGCACCTTCCTGCCGCGCTACCACACCGGCTCACAGGCGGTCTGGGCCACCATTCCCGTGCTGCAGGACCTCACCGCCGACAACCCGGCCCAGCAGGGACGGGTGCAGGCCCTCTCGGACCTGCTGCGCGAACGGATGCTGCTGATCGACCAATCCGTCGAACTCGCTCGCGCCGATGACCTCGCGGGCGCGCGCGCGGTGGTGCGGGCCGACGAGAACCGGCACCTCGCAACCTCGATCCGCCAGATGATCGCCACTCTCCAGGCCGAGGAACAGGGCCTGCTGCAACAGCGCCGGGCCGGGGAGCAACGCGTCGAGCGGCGGCGCCGGCTGGTGCTGAACGGCATGGCCGGCATCGCCGCCCTGACCCTCGCGCTCAGCGGGGTGGTCCTGGCCCGCATGCTGCTGGCCTCCGCCGCGGCCCGACGCAGCGCCGCCACCCTCGAGCGCCACGTCGTCGAGCGCACCGCCGCGCTGGCCACGGCGGAAGCACGGTTCCGCGCCATCTTCGACTCCCAGTTCCAGTTCATCACCCTGCTCGCGCCCGACGGCATCGTGCTGGAAGTCAACCGCACCGCGCTCGATGCGGCGGCGCTGACCCGCGGCGCAGTCATCGGCCGTCCGTTCTGGGAAACCGGCTGGTGGCTGCAGGCCGCGCGCGACCGGTTGCGCCAGGACATCGCGCGGGCCGCCGCGGGCGTGCTGATCCGCCACGAAGTGGAATACAACGGCGCTGGTGGACGCCTCATCCACGTCGATTTCTCGCTCACGCCGGTGCGCGCCCCCGCGACACAGGACGTCCTGTGGATCATCGCCGAAGGCCGCGACATCACCGAACAGCGCGAACTCGCCGGGCAACTCGCCCAGGTGCAGAAAGTGCAGGCGCTCGGCCAGCTCGCCAGCGGCATCGCCCACGACTTCAACAACATCCTGCAAACCGTCTCCGGCGCGGCGATGCTGATCGAGCGACGCCCGGAAGACCACGAGCGAACCCGCCGCCTTGCCCGCACGGCGATCGACGCCACCACGCGCGGCGCCTCGATCACCCAGCGCCTGCTCTCCTTCGCCCGCCGCGGCGAACCGCGCCTGGAAGCGATCGCCACCACCGAGCTGCTGAACAGCGTGCGCGAGGTGCTCGCGCACACGCTCGGCACGCATATCACGGTCCGCATCGAAGCCCCCGCCGAGCTCCCCGCCCTGCTCGCCGATCGCGGGCAACTGGAAACGGCGCTGGTCAACCTCGGCACCAACGCCCGCGACGCAATGCCGGACGGCGGCACGCTGATGCTGTCGGCGGCGCCGGAGCATGTCGCCCAGGGCAGCGCGCATCCGGATGGCCTGACACCCGGCGACTACATCAGCCTGCGCGTCACCGATACCGGCACCGGCATGGACCCGGCCACGCTCGCCCGGGTCACCGAACCGTTCTTCACCACCAAGCCGGAAGGCCAGGGCACCGGCCTCGGGCTGGCCATGGTGAAGGGCTTCACCGAACAATCAGGCGGGGCACTGTCGATCACCAGCACGCCCGGCCAGGGAACCACGATCACCCTGTGGCTGCGCCAGGCCCGCAGCGACGCGACCCGCCGCAACGGCGATGACCCCGGCCTCGCCACCACCGGCACGCCATCGGCACGCATCCTGCTGGTCGACGACGACGACCTCGTGCGCGAAACCCTGGCCGCCCAGCTCGAGGACATGGGCTTCGCTACCCTGATCGCCGCGAACGGAGCCGAAGCACTGGCACTGCTGGAAGCCGGCGAAGTGGTGGACGCCCTGGTGAGCGACCTGTCCATGCCCGGCATGAGCGGGGTGGTCACCATCCAGAAGGCCCGCCTGCTGCGGCCGGACCTGCCCTGCTTCCTGCTGACCGGCTACGTCGGCGAACGCGCCGCCCTTGATGCGGGGGATGCCTTTACGCTGGTGCGCAAACCAGTCGCCGGACGCACCCTGGCCGCACGGATCGAGGCCAGATTGGAATCCGGGAAACGGTGA
- a CDS encoding tyrosine recombinase XerC: protein MPGGAAASAEAALGEFRDWLAHERRAAKLTVEAYGHDVASFLGFLVRHLGAPPDLAALGALTVADLRAWLAEEAMAGAGAATRGRHLAAVRTFFRFLARRHGIENPRLRLLETPKARRPLPRPLAPPQARAVAEEIGEETDDIAQQARDTALFTLLYGCGLRISEALALDVRDAPLPGSEAMLRILGKGAKERLVPVLPAVRVAMAEWLRRHPAPSPDAPLFVGARGGRLAAGVAQRRMRQFRAHRGLPDHATPHALRHSFATHLLAAGADLRAIQELLGHASLSTTQRYTEVDAAKLLEVWRRTHPRG from the coding sequence ATGCCCGGCGGGGCGGCCGCCTCCGCCGAGGCGGCGCTCGGGGAATTCCGCGACTGGCTCGCCCATGAACGCCGGGCCGCGAAGCTGACGGTCGAGGCCTATGGCCACGACGTGGCCAGCTTCCTCGGCTTCCTGGTGCGGCATCTGGGCGCGCCACCCGACCTCGCCGCCCTGGGCGCCCTGACGGTCGCCGACCTGCGCGCCTGGCTCGCCGAGGAAGCGATGGCGGGCGCGGGGGCTGCGACCCGCGGGCGCCATCTTGCCGCCGTGCGCACCTTCTTCCGCTTCCTGGCGCGCCGGCACGGCATCGAAAACCCCCGGCTCCGGCTGCTGGAGACACCGAAGGCGCGCCGCCCCCTGCCCCGGCCGCTGGCACCGCCGCAAGCACGCGCGGTCGCCGAGGAAATCGGCGAGGAAACCGACGACATCGCCCAGCAGGCGCGCGACACCGCCCTGTTCACGCTGCTCTATGGCTGCGGCCTGCGCATCTCCGAGGCGCTCGCGCTGGATGTGCGCGACGCCCCCCTGCCAGGGTCCGAGGCGATGCTGCGTATCCTCGGCAAGGGCGCGAAGGAGCGGCTGGTGCCGGTGCTGCCGGCGGTGCGGGTGGCCATGGCCGAGTGGCTGCGTCGCCACCCCGCCCCCTCGCCCGACGCGCCGCTGTTCGTGGGCGCGCGCGGGGGCCGGCTCGCGGCCGGGGTGGCCCAGCGGCGGATGCGGCAGTTCCGCGCGCATCGCGGCCTGCCCGACCACGCCACGCCGCACGCCCTGCGCCATTCCTTCGCCACCCACCTGCTCGCGGCGGGGGCGGATCTGCGGGCGATCCAGGAATTGCTCGGTCATGCCAGCCTCTCCACCACCCAGCGCTACACCGAGGTGGACGCGGCGAAGCTGCTGGAGGTCTGGCGGCGGACACATCCGCGCGGCTGA
- a CDS encoding DUF484 family protein: MTAQTAAASSPVSPEAVAAYLRENPLFLAERPELYRALAPPVRVHGEALTDHMAAMLRVERARSAAMAERADDVLAAGRAAAGLAARVQEAVLALIAAETPTDCITGEFPVLLAVDAAALCVEAILPGTRAIPGGTVDRLLGGRAVVYRSDGSEARLLHGEAAPLAQHDALVLVPGQPPALLALSARERWTLDPSQGAGALTFLGRAVAAALRR, encoded by the coding sequence GTGACGGCACAGACCGCGGCGGCCTCGTCCCCCGTCTCCCCCGAGGCGGTGGCCGCCTATCTGCGCGAGAACCCGCTGTTCCTGGCCGAACGCCCGGAGCTGTACCGGGCCCTGGCGCCGCCGGTGCGCGTGCATGGCGAGGCCTTGACCGACCACATGGCGGCGATGCTGCGGGTCGAGCGCGCCCGCTCGGCGGCGATGGCCGAGCGGGCCGACGACGTGCTGGCGGCCGGCCGTGCCGCCGCCGGCCTCGCCGCCCGGGTGCAGGAAGCGGTGCTGGCGCTGATCGCGGCCGAGACCCCCACCGACTGCATCACCGGCGAATTCCCGGTGTTGCTGGCGGTGGACGCCGCGGCGCTGTGCGTGGAGGCGATCCTGCCGGGCACGCGGGCGATCCCCGGGGGCACGGTGGACCGGCTGCTCGGCGGGCGCGCCGTCGTCTATCGCAGCGACGGCAGCGAGGCGCGGCTGCTGCACGGGGAAGCGGCGCCGCTGGCGCAGCACGACGCCCTGGTGCTGGTGCCCGGCCAGCCGCCGGCCCTGCTCGCGCTCTCGGCGCGGGAACGCTGGACCCTGGATCCGTCCCAGGGCGCGGGCGCGCTGACCTTCCTCGGCCGTGCCGTCGCGGCGGCGCTGCGGCGCTGA